The DNA region CCGAGGCGATCAGGGGCATTCCCGGGGCGGCGAGGCGGGCGTCCCGCAGGGCCTGGGCGGTCGGAATCCCGACCTCGCACAGATCGGGGCTGAGCACCGCGCCGTGGTGGACGAGTTGCTCGACCCGCGCCCAGCTCGTGCCGCCCGCGCCCGCCACATCGAGCGCCGCGAAGCCCAGCCCGGCGGCGGCCCGCGCCGTCCGCGCGTCCAACCCGTGCCCCACCTCCTTGAGCACCACCGGGAACGGCAGGGCGGACACGACCTCCGCCAGCCGCGCCGTCAGCCCCGCCCAGCCTGTGTCCCCGCCCGGTTGCAAGGCTTCCTGAAGGGGGTTGACGTGAATGGCGAGGGCGTCGGCCCCGACCTCCCGCACCGCCTGCGCGGCCTCGCGTTCCCCGTACCCCAGCCCGAACTGCGCCGCGCCGAGGTTGCCGATCAGAAGAATGTCGGGGGCCACCTCGCGCACCTGGAAGCTGGCCGCCGCCTCGGGACGCTCCAACATCACGCGCTGGGAGCCCAGCATCATCCCGATTCCCAGCCGGGCGGCGGCGGTGGCGAGGCGGCGGTTGATGAGGGCCGCCTGCTCGGCCCCGCCCGTCATCGCCCCGATCAGGACGGGGGCCCGCAGGGTCCGGCCCAGGAAGGCGGTCTCCAGCCGCACCGCGTCCAGGTCGAGTTCGGGCAGCGCCCGGTACGGCCAGGGAACGCGCTCCAGCCCGGTCGTCACCTGGGCGTACTGGCTCTCGGGACGCAGGCACGCCTCGATGTGCCGCAGCTTGCGGGCCTGGATGCCGCTGGCCTCCCCCGAAACCACGTCGCCCGCCGTCACACGGCCCAGCCTACCCGCCCGGGCCCCTCCCCGGCGGTGGGCTGGAGCACGGAGCCCTCCCCGGTCTCGCGTCTGCGCGTCATGGGCATTGACAGAATCACGGGTCGGAGCTACTA from Deinococcus aetherius includes:
- the fni gene encoding type 2 isopentenyl-diphosphate Delta-isomerase, with protein sequence MTAGDVVSGEASGIQARKLRHIEACLRPESQYAQVTTGLERVPWPYRALPELDLDAVRLETAFLGRTLRAPVLIGAMTGGAEQAALINRRLATAAARLGIGMMLGSQRVMLERPEAAASFQVREVAPDILLIGNLGAAQFGLGYGEREAAQAVREVGADALAIHVNPLQEALQPGGDTGWAGLTARLAEVVSALPFPVVLKEVGHGLDARTARAAAGLGFAALDVAGAGGTSWARVEQLVHHGAVLSPDLCEVGIPTAQALRDARLAAPGMPLIASGGIRTGLDAARALALGAQVVAVARPLLEPALESAGAVEAWLARFIHELRVALFVGGYVGVEEVRGTAQLE